A single region of the Actinomycetes bacterium genome encodes:
- a CDS encoding zinc-binding dehydrogenase yields MKAWLLEESDEYRWGEVGAPSPAEGQVRLAVRASALNHMDLWLTRRKPRPPSWPHVPGADVAGVVESVGEGVQGWQVGDEVVANPALVPTEALERGYDSVLDARMRILGEHTWGGHGELCVVDAHQLCARPSGRSWVECAAYPIALSSAWRLLRRAGITPGDRVLVTGIGGGVATAAMTLAIHLGAEVIVTSRQQSKRTAALQLGAAGAVDSAGPYPEGIDIVVDSIGPATWDAAIGSLRRGGKMCVCGGTSGPVAELDLPKLFWRQLDIIGASCASQVEFDEVTAMMTDGLDVVVDGVFALGDYPEALDRLAGGAQLGKLVLEHPSAG; encoded by the coding sequence ATGAAGGCGTGGCTGCTCGAGGAGAGCGACGAGTACCGCTGGGGCGAAGTCGGGGCGCCCTCGCCCGCAGAGGGTCAGGTACGGCTCGCGGTGCGCGCCTCGGCACTGAACCACATGGACCTCTGGCTTACCCGCCGCAAACCCCGGCCACCCTCCTGGCCCCACGTCCCGGGCGCCGACGTTGCCGGGGTGGTCGAGTCCGTCGGCGAGGGAGTGCAGGGCTGGCAGGTGGGCGACGAGGTGGTCGCGAACCCTGCGCTGGTGCCTACCGAAGCGCTGGAGCGCGGGTACGACTCGGTGCTGGATGCGCGGATGCGCATCCTCGGGGAGCACACGTGGGGGGGCCATGGCGAATTGTGCGTGGTCGATGCCCACCAGTTGTGTGCTCGCCCATCGGGGCGTAGTTGGGTCGAGTGCGCCGCGTATCCGATCGCGCTCAGTTCGGCATGGCGGTTGCTCAGGCGGGCCGGAATCACCCCCGGGGACCGGGTGCTCGTGACCGGCATCGGCGGTGGGGTGGCAACCGCAGCGATGACGCTGGCCATTCACCTCGGCGCCGAAGTGATCGTCACATCGCGCCAGCAATCGAAGCGGACCGCCGCCCTGCAGCTCGGCGCAGCGGGGGCGGTCGACTCCGCGGGGCCCTACCCGGAAGGCATCGACATCGTGGTCGACAGCATCGGCCCGGCCACCTGGGATGCAGCGATCGGGTCGCTACGCCGCGGCGGCAAGATGTGCGTCTGCGGTGGCACCAGTGGCCCGGTCGCGGAACTCGACCTGCCGAAGCTCTTCTGGCGGCAGCTCGACATCATCGGCGCGAGCTGCGCCAGCCAGGTCGAGTTCGACGAAGTCACCGCGATGATGACCGACGGCCTCGACGTGGTGGTCGACGGCGTGTTCGCACTCGGCGACTACCCCGAGGCGCTGGATCGCCTGGCGGGCGGGGCGCAGCTCGGCAAGCTCGTGCTCGAGCACCCGTCGGCCGGCTGA
- a CDS encoding M20 family metallopeptidase, which translates to MPSSPAAPDVQSLKARALDVIDELAGELTAVSHDIWEHPELCFEERHAHDALCDALEAHGLEPTRHAYGLETAFEATGGTDGPTVAVICEYDALPGIGHACGHNVIAAAGLGAGLAAAAVADDAGGRVRILGTPAEEGGGGKVLMAREGALDGLVAAMMVHPADHDLRTMDCVAIHRLDVEYHGRAAHAAASPEQGVNALDAAVLGYMAVAALRQHIGPREKVHGVFTDGGDKPNIVPSHASMHWYVRAANSEDRAALEQRVLAALESGATATGASMTHAWHDPPYTDMVADEWLLQCYAENSEAVGRHLDREGATPVMGSTDMGNVSYEVPSIHPMIAVAPPGVAIHTPEFAGFARGPEGDAAVLDGARAMACTVIDTWAAQRQ; encoded by the coding sequence ATGCCGAGCAGCCCTGCAGCCCCCGACGTCCAGTCACTGAAGGCGAGGGCGCTCGACGTCATCGATGAACTGGCCGGAGAGCTCACTGCGGTCTCCCACGACATCTGGGAGCACCCCGAGCTGTGCTTCGAGGAACGCCACGCCCACGACGCGCTGTGCGACGCGCTGGAGGCGCACGGCCTCGAGCCCACACGCCACGCCTACGGGCTGGAGACGGCGTTCGAAGCCACCGGCGGCACCGATGGCCCGACCGTGGCGGTCATCTGCGAGTACGACGCCCTGCCGGGAATCGGCCACGCGTGCGGGCACAACGTGATCGCGGCAGCCGGGCTCGGTGCCGGACTCGCTGCGGCCGCGGTCGCGGATGATGCCGGCGGCCGGGTGCGCATCCTCGGCACACCGGCGGAGGAAGGCGGCGGCGGCAAGGTGCTGATGGCCCGCGAGGGTGCCCTCGACGGGCTGGTGGCGGCGATGATGGTCCACCCCGCCGACCACGACCTCCGAACCATGGACTGTGTGGCCATCCACCGACTCGATGTCGAGTACCACGGCAGGGCCGCCCATGCAGCGGCGTCACCCGAACAGGGTGTCAACGCCCTCGACGCCGCCGTGCTCGGCTACATGGCAGTCGCGGCCCTGCGCCAGCACATCGGCCCCCGCGAGAAGGTGCACGGGGTGTTCACCGACGGCGGCGACAAGCCCAACATCGTTCCCTCCCACGCGTCGATGCACTGGTACGTGCGCGCCGCGAACAGCGAAGACCGCGCCGCACTCGAGCAACGGGTGCTGGCGGCACTGGAGTCCGGCGCCACGGCCACCGGCGCCTCGATGACCCATGCCTGGCACGACCCGCCCTACACCGACATGGTGGCCGACGAGTGGCTGCTGCAGTGCTACGCGGAGAACTCCGAGGCCGTCGGCCGTCACCTGGACCGCGAGGGCGCCACGCCGGTGATGGGCAGCACCGACATGGGCAACGTGAGCTACGAGGTGCCCTCCATACACCCGATGATCGCCGTCGCACCCCCCGGTGTGGCGATCCACACCCCCGAGTTCGCGGGCTTCGCCCGGGGCCCTGAGGGTGACGCAGCAGTGCTCGATGGCGCCCGGGCGATGGCCTGCACGGTCATCGACACGTGGGCTGCGCAGCGGCAATAG
- a CDS encoding thymidylate synthase, translating into MAPGRWPARSSTRGLRSGNRLSAVTGAPQLGNYAAEQFDSDEREVLRPYFTNLDGPVFALVNLPEVVKGALFARYSRSSKSLRRLFLDEFVGELDTAGDATVDATIGLERAEALYDRVFFEYGDDSVAQLGGVHLACEQASNLLTKILEWGRLMSYLEQSTRYIPYDERLAGRYRYHRDPDILASNLGARYVAEMDTIFEIYSELVAAMTEHYRALHPKGEGDSDFVHRQAVRAKAFDAVRGVLPAAALSNVGIYGSGQGYEALLLRMRSHPLPEARHYATLMLTELRKVIPSFLKRVDLPDRGMETSAYMEHNRKAMEATAYEVLAEDNVATPHGSNVELVDFDPDGEVKVVAAMLYPYTDLPETSVLDKVARMSVEDRLSVMRSYVGERRNRRHKPGRALERTDYRFDVLSDYGAFRDLQRHRIATVEWQNLGPGHGFVRPASIDEAGVSDRFDEAMDISEGLWSALAEQFPERASYAVALAHRLRYVMQFNAREAIHMLELRSSVQGHPSYRSVAQRMHRLIEEEAGHTAIAEMMRFVDHSGEAELERIGAERAAERKRSVEAGS; encoded by the coding sequence ATGGCGCCCGGGCGATGGCCTGCACGGTCATCGACACGTGGGCTGCGCAGCGGCAATAGGCTGTCGGCCGTGACAGGGGCCCCGCAGCTCGGCAACTACGCCGCAGAACAGTTCGATTCCGATGAACGTGAGGTACTGAGGCCGTACTTCACGAACCTCGACGGCCCCGTGTTCGCACTCGTCAACCTGCCCGAGGTGGTCAAGGGCGCACTCTTCGCTCGCTACTCGCGGTCCTCCAAGTCGCTGCGACGCCTCTTCCTCGACGAGTTCGTCGGAGAACTCGACACAGCCGGCGACGCCACTGTGGACGCCACGATCGGACTGGAGCGGGCCGAGGCGCTGTATGACCGTGTCTTCTTCGAGTACGGCGACGACAGCGTCGCCCAGCTCGGCGGTGTGCACCTGGCGTGCGAGCAGGCATCCAACCTGCTCACGAAGATCCTCGAGTGGGGACGCCTCATGTCCTACCTCGAGCAGTCGACCCGCTACATCCCCTACGACGAACGGCTCGCCGGCCGCTACCGCTACCACCGGGACCCCGACATCCTCGCTTCCAACCTCGGCGCCCGCTACGTCGCTGAGATGGACACCATCTTCGAGATCTACTCCGAGCTCGTGGCCGCCATGACCGAGCACTACCGCGCACTTCACCCGAAGGGCGAGGGTGACTCCGACTTCGTGCACCGCCAGGCCGTGAGGGCCAAGGCGTTCGACGCCGTTCGCGGCGTGCTGCCCGCGGCCGCTCTGTCCAACGTGGGCATCTACGGTTCGGGCCAGGGCTACGAGGCGCTCCTCTTGCGCATGCGCTCACACCCGTTGCCCGAGGCACGCCACTACGCCACGCTCATGCTCACCGAGCTGCGCAAGGTCATCCCCAGCTTCCTCAAGCGCGTGGACCTGCCGGACCGGGGCATGGAGACCTCCGCCTACATGGAGCACAACCGCAAGGCCATGGAGGCCACGGCCTACGAGGTCCTCGCCGAAGACAACGTGGCGACCCCACACGGCTCCAACGTCGAGCTCGTCGACTTCGACCCCGACGGCGAGGTCAAGGTCGTTGCCGCGATGCTCTACCCCTATACCGACCTGCCAGAGACCTCCGTGCTCGACAAGGTTGCCCGCATGTCGGTGGAGGACAGGCTGTCGGTCATGCGTTCGTACGTGGGGGAGAGGCGCAACAGGCGCCACAAGCCCGGCCGTGCGCTCGAGCGCACCGACTACCGATTCGACGTACTGTCCGACTACGGCGCATTCCGCGACCTGCAGCGGCACCGCATCGCCACGGTCGAGTGGCAGAACCTCGGCCCCGGCCACGGGTTCGTGCGCCCCGCCTCGATCGACGAGGCCGGGGTCTCCGACCGGTTCGACGAGGCGATGGACATCTCCGAGGGTCTGTGGAGCGCCCTGGCGGAGCAGTTCCCCGAGCGTGCGTCCTACGCGGTGGCGCTGGCACACCGCCTGCGCTATGTCATGCAATTCAACGCCCGGGAGGCCATCCACATGCTGGAGCTACGGTCCTCGGTGCAGGGCCATCCGAGCTACCGCTCCGTGGCCCAGCGGATGCACCGGTTGATCGAGGAAGAGGCCGGCCACACCGCCATCGCGGAGATGATGCGGTTCGTGGACCACTCCGGTGAGGCCGAACTCGAGCGCATCGGCGCCGAGCGTGCAGCTGAACGGAAGCGCTCGGTCGAGGCCGGTTCCTGA
- a CDS encoding GNAT family N-acetyltransferase: MSAGDQAEPTPHQAEPTPHGVTARPAVGHDTPDLARMHLAAVESLGAFPKGGPLANALSRGSVHADVAQGFAADLEGGERSVVVGLLGVTVVGYGVLRPSVPVQAPAVIEELWVDPEAREVGVGSSLLDLLRDEADAAGSTAVDCVTLPGDRNTKNFFEDHGMVARAITVSGPAQP; the protein is encoded by the coding sequence ATGAGCGCGGGTGACCAGGCGGAGCCGACTCCACACCAGGCGGAGCCGACTCCACACGGTGTGACTGCACGGCCTGCGGTCGGGCACGACACTCCCGACCTGGCCCGCATGCACCTTGCCGCGGTCGAGTCGCTCGGCGCGTTTCCGAAGGGAGGACCGCTCGCCAACGCGCTGAGCCGGGGCAGCGTGCACGCCGATGTGGCGCAGGGCTTCGCGGCCGACCTCGAAGGGGGCGAGCGGTCGGTGGTCGTTGGGCTGCTCGGAGTAACCGTGGTCGGCTACGGGGTGCTGCGGCCTTCTGTGCCGGTGCAAGCCCCTGCCGTCATCGAGGAGCTGTGGGTGGATCCAGAGGCCCGTGAGGTAGGCGTTGGATCGAGCCTGCTCGACCTGCTGCGCGACGAGGCCGACGCTGCTGGTTCGACCGCTGTGGACTGCGTGACCCTGCCCGGTGACCGCAATACGAAGAACTTCTTCGAGGACCACGGCATGGTTGCACGGGCAATCACGGTCAGTGGCCCTGCGCAGCCCTGA
- a CDS encoding NUDIX domain-containing protein codes for MVADQSGPQTRGQERGQRRAEVCVGAIATRTNELLMVRRATQPGLGRWSVPGGRVEPGETLAEAVVRELAEETALHGVCGALVGWTEIIDAHHHFVVMDFAVTLLDDHEPTPGDDASEAAWVPVWTVPELDLVDGLAEFLSDAGIIETLT; via the coding sequence ATGGTCGCCGACCAGTCCGGGCCGCAGACCCGGGGGCAGGAGCGGGGCCAGAGGCGCGCCGAGGTGTGCGTGGGCGCGATAGCGACACGCACCAACGAACTCCTGATGGTTCGTCGGGCCACCCAGCCCGGCCTCGGCCGGTGGTCGGTGCCCGGCGGCAGGGTGGAGCCCGGCGAGACCCTTGCGGAGGCCGTGGTACGCGAGCTGGCCGAGGAAACGGCCCTGCATGGTGTGTGCGGCGCCCTGGTTGGGTGGACCGAGATCATTGACGCCCATCACCACTTCGTCGTGATGGACTTCGCAGTGACATTGCTGGACGACCACGAACCGACGCCCGGCGACGACGCCTCCGAAGCCGCCTGGGTGCCGGTCTGGACCGTCCCCGAGCTCGACCTCGTGGATGGCCTGGCCGAGTTCCTCTCCGACGCAGGCATCATCGAGACACTCACCTGA
- a CDS encoding crotonase/enoyl-CoA hydratase family protein — protein sequence MTVEYEKQGNVGIITINRPDARNAVNGEVASGIESAIDQIEDDSEVWVGILTGAKTEKGYIFCAGADLKAMNTDPGGMMTEKGGFGGFVTRERTKPVIAAVDGPALAGGTELVLAADMVVASNTAKFGIPEVKRNLVAAAGGLFRLPRKIPRNIAMELALTGSLDFSAERAHQFGLVNRLTEEGGALEGAKDLAAEICRNAPLAVAESRKIMIEATDEDDEVGWKMSNEGIGKMFGTEDFNEGLTAFIEKRDPEWKGR from the coding sequence ATGACCGTTGAGTACGAAAAGCAGGGCAACGTCGGCATCATCACGATCAACCGACCCGACGCGCGCAACGCCGTGAACGGCGAGGTCGCGAGTGGCATCGAGTCTGCGATCGACCAGATCGAAGACGACTCCGAAGTCTGGGTCGGCATCCTCACCGGTGCGAAGACCGAGAAGGGCTACATCTTCTGTGCCGGTGCCGACCTCAAGGCGATGAACACCGATCCCGGCGGGATGATGACCGAAAAGGGTGGCTTCGGCGGGTTCGTGACGCGTGAGCGCACCAAGCCGGTGATCGCCGCCGTCGACGGCCCGGCTCTCGCGGGTGGCACCGAGCTCGTGCTCGCAGCCGACATGGTGGTCGCGTCGAACACCGCCAAGTTCGGCATCCCCGAGGTGAAGCGCAACCTGGTGGCCGCAGCCGGCGGCCTGTTCCGCCTGCCCCGCAAGATTCCCCGCAACATCGCCATGGAGCTCGCCCTCACCGGCAGCCTCGACTTCTCCGCCGAGCGGGCGCATCAGTTCGGGCTGGTCAACCGCCTCACCGAGGAGGGTGGCGCCCTTGAGGGTGCGAAGGACCTGGCGGCGGAGATCTGCAGGAATGCTCCTCTCGCAGTGGCCGAGAGCCGCAAGATCATGATCGAGGCCACCGACGAAGACGACGAGGTCGGCTGGAAGATGTCGAACGAGGGAATCGGCAAGATGTTCGGCACCGAGGACTTCAACGAAGGCCTGACGGCCTTCATCGAGAAGCGCGATCCCGAATGGAAGGGTCGCTGA
- a CDS encoding HAD-IA family hydrolase, whose amino-acid sequence MPSTPPEVVVFDFDGTLVDSDEALLVPFDMLGVSRSEVVMGSAVAEECDRLGISMDDYVAAYDTAVVQPYDGVEAMLSELPRWAVLSNKHPDSAIAELNRLGWEPEALMCADAFGWAHKSLLPMLQALGLDASQVAMVGDSGGDLRVAQEAGCRFIWAGWNARVQHAGPSGEVLATPADLPAALGF is encoded by the coding sequence ATGCCCAGCACGCCCCCTGAAGTAGTCGTGTTCGATTTCGACGGCACACTCGTCGACTCCGACGAGGCGCTGCTCGTGCCCTTCGACATGCTGGGCGTGTCGCGCTCCGAGGTGGTCATGGGCTCTGCGGTGGCTGAGGAGTGCGACCGGCTGGGGATCTCCATGGACGACTACGTGGCCGCCTACGACACCGCGGTCGTGCAGCCCTACGACGGCGTCGAGGCGATGCTCTCCGAGTTGCCCCGCTGGGCTGTGCTGTCCAACAAGCACCCCGACTCCGCCATCGCCGAGCTCAACCGGCTCGGTTGGGAGCCGGAGGCACTGATGTGCGCAGACGCGTTCGGGTGGGCACACAAGTCGCTGCTGCCGATGCTCCAGGCGCTCGGACTCGATGCGTCACAGGTGGCGATGGTGGGCGACAGCGGGGGAGACCTGCGCGTCGCGCAGGAGGCCGGATGCAGGTTCATCTGGGCGGGCTGGAACGCGCGCGTGCAACATGCCGGCCCCTCCGGCGAAGTCCTGGCCACACCAGCGGATCTGCCTGCAGCGCTCGGTTTCTGA
- a CDS encoding acyl-CoA dehydrogenase → MHIAYTDEQLALRDELRSYYDRLLTDEVREELHLEHGCGPVTRATVKQMAADGWLGIGWPKEYGGQGRDQFDQFIFYDESMRSGAPVPTLTVNTVGPTIVEFGTEEQKAFFLPKILAGDLTFCIGYSEAEAGTDLASLTSKAVRDGDEWIVNARKMWTSLAGDADYCWLALRTNPEAAKHKGISIFAVDMKSPGVTVNPLQLMVTHDINETVFEDVRVPDANLVGGEGNGWRLITNQLNHERVTLLSPGLLEQSYMEVRRWSQETKDANGKRHIDNEWVQMNLARVHAGLEFLRLENWKVAAADTLDVATASTVKTFGSEFYVEAFRLLMEVVGPRAYLERDSRGAVLKGRLETNYRSLLILTFGGGTNEIQRDLIAMFGLGMPRALRS, encoded by the coding sequence ATGCACATCGCCTACACCGACGAGCAGCTGGCACTGCGCGACGAGCTACGCAGCTACTATGACCGGCTGCTGACCGACGAGGTCCGCGAGGAGCTCCACCTCGAGCACGGATGCGGCCCGGTCACCCGGGCCACGGTCAAGCAGATGGCTGCCGACGGCTGGTTGGGGATCGGATGGCCCAAGGAGTACGGCGGGCAGGGCCGCGACCAGTTCGACCAGTTCATCTTCTACGACGAGTCGATGCGCAGCGGCGCCCCGGTGCCCACCCTCACGGTCAACACGGTGGGCCCCACGATCGTCGAGTTCGGAACCGAGGAGCAGAAGGCCTTCTTCCTGCCGAAGATCCTCGCCGGTGACCTCACGTTCTGCATCGGATACTCCGAGGCGGAGGCCGGCACCGACCTCGCATCGCTCACATCCAAGGCGGTCAGGGACGGCGACGAGTGGATCGTCAACGCCCGCAAGATGTGGACCTCCCTCGCAGGCGACGCCGACTACTGCTGGCTCGCACTGCGCACCAATCCCGAGGCCGCCAAGCACAAGGGCATCTCCATCTTCGCGGTGGACATGAAGTCGCCCGGAGTCACGGTCAACCCGCTGCAGCTGATGGTCACCCACGACATCAACGAGACAGTCTTCGAAGACGTCCGGGTGCCCGACGCGAACCTCGTGGGCGGCGAGGGCAACGGCTGGCGACTCATCACCAACCAGCTGAACCACGAGCGCGTCACGCTGCTCTCTCCTGGCCTGCTCGAGCAGTCCTACATGGAGGTCCGCAGGTGGTCCCAGGAGACCAAGGACGCGAACGGCAAGCGCCACATCGACAACGAGTGGGTCCAGATGAACCTCGCCCGCGTTCACGCCGGCCTCGAGTTCCTGCGCCTCGAGAACTGGAAGGTCGCCGCGGCCGACACGCTCGATGTTGCAACGGCCTCCACGGTGAAGACGTTCGGCTCCGAGTTCTACGTCGAGGCGTTTCGCCTCCTGATGGAGGTGGTGGGACCCCGCGCCTACCTCGAACGCGATTCGAGGGGAGCAGTGCTCAAGGGTCGACTCGAGACCAACTACCGCTCGCTGCTGATCCTCACCTTCGGCGGCGGCACCAACGAGATCCAGCGCGACCTGATCGCCATGTTCGGCCTCGGAATGCCGCGGGCCCTGCGCAGCTGA
- a CDS encoding acyl-CoA/acyl-ACP dehydrogenase, with the protein MDFELDEQATAIRQLTAQVMGDASDHHHLRAIERADGPRHDAKLWAAMAETGILGAFIPEEHGGAGLGLVALGEALEAAGRTAAAVPFWETVPLGALPIAEFAPAELAADVLPEVAAGTMILTAAWHEDAAQALAPTTIAARNGDSWSLTGTKICVPAGAIADAVVVPAAIEGGSVGLFLARTADSGVAVESLDTTMGDPQAAVLLAEAPAELIAEGHSTLEWAHERAVASQCCLMAGICGADLDLTAEFTKERKQFDVAIATFQAVAHRAADSFIDSEAIHITAQSAMWRLENGHPAAKEINVAKFWAAWGSARIIQAGQHLHGGIGVDRDYPLHRYFFMAKELELQLGSGTEHLVELGRRLAAEPA; encoded by the coding sequence ATGGACTTCGAACTCGACGAACAGGCCACAGCAATCAGGCAGCTCACCGCACAGGTGATGGGCGACGCTTCCGACCACCACCACCTGCGTGCGATCGAGCGCGCTGACGGGCCGCGCCACGACGCGAAGCTGTGGGCGGCCATGGCCGAGACCGGGATCCTCGGTGCCTTCATCCCCGAGGAACACGGGGGAGCGGGGCTCGGCCTCGTGGCGCTCGGCGAGGCGCTGGAGGCCGCCGGACGCACCGCCGCCGCTGTTCCGTTCTGGGAGACCGTCCCGCTCGGCGCACTTCCCATCGCCGAGTTCGCCCCGGCAGAGCTGGCCGCCGACGTGCTTCCCGAAGTGGCTGCGGGGACGATGATCCTCACCGCGGCATGGCACGAAGACGCCGCACAGGCACTTGCTCCCACCACGATCGCTGCGCGCAACGGCGACTCATGGTCGCTCACCGGTACCAAGATCTGCGTTCCCGCCGGCGCGATCGCCGACGCGGTCGTGGTCCCAGCCGCCATCGAAGGGGGCTCGGTAGGCCTGTTCCTGGCCCGCACCGCCGACTCCGGAGTGGCGGTCGAATCCCTCGACACGACGATGGGAGATCCGCAGGCGGCTGTGTTGTTGGCCGAGGCGCCGGCCGAGCTGATCGCCGAAGGACACTCCACCCTCGAGTGGGCACACGAGCGGGCTGTGGCTTCGCAGTGCTGTCTCATGGCAGGCATCTGCGGGGCTGATCTCGACCTCACGGCCGAGTTCACCAAGGAGCGCAAGCAGTTCGACGTGGCCATCGCCACCTTCCAGGCGGTGGCGCACCGTGCGGCCGACTCGTTCATCGACTCCGAGGCGATCCACATCACCGCCCAGTCGGCCATGTGGCGTCTGGAGAACGGCCACCCGGCCGCCAAGGAGATCAACGTGGCGAAGTTCTGGGCTGCGTGGGGGAGTGCCCGCATCATCCAGGCGGGCCAGCACCTCCACGGGGGCATCGGCGTCGACCGCGACTACCCGTTGCACCGCTACTTCTTCATGGCCAAGGAGCTGGAGCTGCAGCTCGGCTCAGGCACCGAGCACCTCGTCGAGCTGGGTCGGCGCCTCGCGGCGGAACCGGCCTGA